The following coding sequences are from one Cervus canadensis isolate Bull #8, Minnesota chromosome 4, ASM1932006v1, whole genome shotgun sequence window:
- the LOC122440975 gene encoding olfactory receptor 7A17-like: MVPGNKTQISEFILLGFSEEPALQPIIFGLFLSMYLITVVGNLLIILAVNSDPQLHSPMYFFLSNLSFVDICFTSITIPKMLVNIQTQSKVISYEDCFTQIYFFLLFVQLDDFLLTVMSYDRYVAICHPLHYTVIMSPRVCALLVLVSWMIGALNSLLQTLLALRLSFCTVLEIPHFFCEFKELIQLACSDTFLNKTMMHFAVALLGGGPFAGICYSYSRIISSIRRISSAQGKYKAFSTCASHLSVVSLFYCSVLGVYFTPAVTHNSHSSVTASVMYTVVTPMLNPFIYSLRNKDIKRALRKFFRTATILEPIFLRS, encoded by the coding sequence ATGGTACCAGGCAACAAAACACAAATTTCAGAATTTATTCTTCTGGGATTTTCAGAGGAACCAGCACTGCAGCCCATCATATTTGGGCTTTTCCTCTCCATGTATCTGATCACTGTGGTtggaaacctgctcatcatcctggccGTCAACTCAGACCCCCAGCTCCACagccccatgtacttcttcctctccaacctgtccttTGTAGACATCTGCTTCACCTCCATCACCATCCCTAAGATGCTAGTGAACATACAAACACAAAGCAAAGTCATTTCCTATGAAGACTGCTTCACTcagatatattttttcctactatTTGTACAGTTGGATGACTTCCTCCTGACTGTCATGTCGTATGACCGGTATGTGGCCATCTGTCACCCCCTGCACTACACAGTCATCATGAGCCCCCGGGTGTGTGCACTGCTGGTGCTGGTGTCCTGGATGATAGGTGCCCTGAATTCCCTGTTACAAACTTTACTGGCCCTGCGCCTGTCTTTCTGTACAGTCTTGGAAATCCCACACTTCTTCTGTGAATTCAAAGAGTTGATCCAGCTTGCCTGTTCTGACACCTTTCTTAATAAAACCATGATGCACTTTGCAGTTGCGCTGTTGGGTGGTGGTCCATTCGCTGGGATATGTTACTCTTACTCTAGGATCATTTCCTCCATACGTAGAATCTCATCAGCTCAGGGGAAGTATAAAGCGTTTTCCACCTGTGCATCTCACCTCTCAGTTGTCTCCTTGTTTTATTGTTCAGTCTTAGGAGTGTACTTTACCCCTGCTGTTACCCACAACTCACATTCAAGTGTAACAGCCTCagtgatgtacactgtggtcacacccatgctgaaccccttcatctacagtcTGAGGAATAAAGACATAAAGAGGGCTCTGAGAAAATTCTTTAGGACGGCAACTATATTAGAACCAATTTTCTTGAGGTCTTAG